GCCGGCAGCAGGGCAAGGAGCCAAGGCGAGATAGGCAAGCTGGCCGGCAGCACGTCGTGTCGCGGGGACATGGAGCGACATGGCGCCAGGCTGATCGCTGCGGCGCTTTGCGGCAGCCTTTGGGCCTTGGAGGAACGGAACAGAATTCTACTGGACGTGGCTGCTTTTCCATGTTCCCATGGGAACGTAACTTGTAGGTTGGTCAGCGAAAAGCGTCGGCAGCCAGAACGCTGCTGCAGGAGTGGCTTGCTTGTTGCCTGCTTGAAAAATCTCCGTTCCGAGAGGAGACAAGCCGATTAAACTTTAGCTAAATTTTCCCTAATTATTGTGAAAATTTCTGTCCGTCAATCTTCTCCAGAATCCGCCCCCTCTGCTTCTTCAAcaataaaagaagaaaaaagactAGAAGCTTTTTTAGGTTCCCAATATAAAATTTTCTGTACACATTAGAGAAATAAGGAAAGTACAGGAGCCTAGGTGCAAAGTATTTATTCTattaatttaatttttttattctttaaatcgactaaaaattgataaatacatagtaattcatagactCCTTTCAACTAGAGAGTGTAAGGTGCCATTACGCCGTGAAATAAAAATCCTAAAAAGTCTAAGAGCATGTATATAAACTATATATGGACAAACTGTTTCAAAGTCAGTTTTAAAAGCTTAAAAATTGTCAAATGTAATACAAAGGATAAAACacaaataaatataataaaGTGCTCGTTTTCTACAAATGTCTGTTtgctcccgtagcaacgcacgggcatattttgctagttacatataaaatatgcaattagttattttttatctacatttaatcctctatacatgtgccgtaagatttgatgtgaaggGAATATGAaaagttttgtaattttttttagtaAGTGAACACCAAAACTAAAAGATTTTAGTATTAGAATTTTGATGGGAGTCTCaagattttgggtttttggttttttttaaaatacttcataaactaaacaaggccgaagaaatatgaactaaggccttgtttagttccgaaaattttttaaatttcgctactgtagcatttttgtttttatttgataaatattgtccaatcatgaacgaactaggatcaaaagattcgtctcgcgatttacggacaaactgtgtaattagtttttattttcgtctatatttaatgttttatgtatgtgccgcaaggtttgatgtgatgggaaatcttaaaaactttttggatttcggctgaactaaacaaggcctaggtggaTTTTAAAACCTGGCGGAGACTGAAAACCCAATCCGATGTTTCAGGTTCTGGCCGCCACCCATCCATCCTGGCCGCACGCGCTCGGCACACGGTCCACATGGGTGAAGCAGAGTGACGGATGAGTGAAGCAGAGTGAGCAACGGGCCGTAGCCGAGcccgccatggcgccaccgccgctACCCCTCTTCTCCCCGTCCCCAAAGGCCCCGCCTCCGCCGCCATGGCTCCACGGGTCCTCCACCCAAAGCCGCGACTCCGCACCCCCGGTGCCTCCACCCCCCGCCGACGCAACTCCTCCCAAGCCCCGCACCCACAGCCCCAAATCGGCACCGGCAAAGAAAAACACCAAAACAACAGCCAAGCCCCTCACTGCCGGAGTCCCGGGGGGCCGCACACACCGAGCTGTCCTCGGCATCATCCGGCGCGTCCGCTCCCTCGAGCTCTCAGATGCTCCGAGTGCGAGTTCCGTCCACGACAGCAACGCCGGTGCCGCCGCCGCATTCCACCTTCCAATCGAGCCGTCCCCGCCGCGGGAACCAGGCCAAGAAGTGGTGGAGAAGGCGAAGCCGCGGGCGGTTCCGTGGGCGGCTGCTAGGGACGAGGGCCTCAAGGTCGCGCTGCGGCGGGAGAAGAAGCCGCGGAAGCCGACGCGCGCCGAGACCGAGCTGGAGACCGACGAGCTGGACCGGCTGCGGCGGTTGGCGCGCGGGATGGGCAGGTGGGCGCGGGCCAAGAAGGCCGGAGTcaccgacgaggtggtcgaggaGATGCGAAGGGAATGGGCCAGTGGTGAAGAGCTCGCCGCAGTGCGTATCGTCGAGCCACTCCGCCGGTCCATGGACCGCGCCAGGGAGATTCTTGAGGTGAGTGAGAGCAATAGGCTTTTCTCGCTCAGGCCCTGTTCAGttccgattttttttttgataggGTAGTTctcttgtttttatttgataattattgttcaatcatggaataATTAGGctaaaaagattcatctcgtaaattatagtgcaattagtttttgttttcgtctatatttaatgtttttccatgtgctgtaagattcgataCAACGGAGAATctttaaaattttttggtttttggggtgaacaaaGGCCTCAATGTATTTTGTTCCTTGGGGTCTGATCCCCTGAGAATTGTATGCTCTCGGCATGATGATTTGGACCTTTTAGCACTTAGAGATTTGAATTTTGACCTTCAACTAAAGCAGCGCAGTGCAGCTAGTAAGTTGCAGTTTTGAACTTTTGATGCAATCTCTTGTTCGTGTGTtttgcaacaacaaaaaaaaaagaaagaggagAGCTTAATTATATCAAAACAACATGATTACAAACTCTGGAGCTAAAGCCCCCGACACGCAGATCGTGATGCCAGTAGCAATAAAAACATCAGAGAGCTCTCTGCTACCAAACTGACATAGCTCATGAGCTTCCTCATTTGTGCTCCGGTGGCATTTGGAAACTCTGAATTTCTGGAAACGCTTAAGGACTTCCTTTGCTTCTTTGATAATGTGGCAAGTTACAGAACGATTTCTGCGTGGGTCCTTCAAAAGAGGCGTCCATTCCAGGAGGCGAGGTTATGTTTTAGACCCACCCAAGCAGCAATACATTCTGCTTCTTCAGCTGACCTGCAACGCTGATCGCTTGACCATGGAGACAACAAAACCTCGCCCACATGGTTCTTTGCAATGAAACCAAACCCGGCATGACCAGAGTGGGGATCAAAACCTGCATCCACATTTAGTATTATCCAGTCAGGGGGAGGTGGCGGACAAGGAACTTTTTCTTCTTTATCATTTTGAGCAGCAAGGAAGGACCCTGCATGCTCAGGGTAACAGATTGCTTTTCCTTTTCCTATGGCTGTGAACTTACTGTTTGGGTTCATCGGTGTGAGGTAGTTTTGTAGAAAATCAACCGAGGCAGATGTAAGGCTTTCACCATtcccaaagatgatatcatttCTGAGATGCCAGACTCTCCAGAAAAGGAACATCAGATTGGCTCTTGTTTCTTTATTGACGCTATTGAGCAGGACACAACCAGTCAGGTcctgtataataaaaagaaggcTCACCCGGAAGGTCCCAAATTTGTCGGAGGGCTCGTCGAAGAGCTTTCGTGCATCGGAGCATGGCATGGTATTCGGATTCTGGTTCCAATCCACAGATCGAACACGTGGCGTCCGGGATTAAATGACGTTACAGTCTGTTTGTTTGCACAGCTAGGCCATTTTGGGCCAACTTCCATGCGAAGACTTTTATGTTCTATGGCACTGGTGTTGTCCAGATCGCCTCAAAATTTCTCCTGTCAGTAGATGTGCTTGTGCTGCAGTCATTGGCATTCATCTCTGCTGCAAGTTTGTATGCGCTCCTAAAATAATCCACTTTTTTCAAAGTGCCAAGTGAGGATATGATCATCCTCATTTTCTGCAATCCTAATGCTGAGAATTTCTTCGGTTTCATGCTGAAAGAATATTTGCTTTATGAGGGCTTCATTCCAGCGTCATGGATTTTTGTGGATCAGGTCGGACACTCTCCGGATTCTGGTAGATTTTGCCGGTCGAGAAATATTTAGGGAGTTCGACCGTGGTATCCAATTGTCCCTCCAGATTTGGATGTTCTGGCCATTATTCACTCTCCAAATGGTGAGTAATTTGCTGGAAGCTAGTGTCCAGCAGATTTCCCTGAGGGAAATATTTTGCCTTAAGCAATCTTGCACATAGGCTATCAGGGAACTGTAGGAGGTGCCATGCTTGTTTAGCAAGAATAGCTTGGTTGAAGAGGGCAAGGTCAAGGAAGCCAATGCAACCTCTGAGCTTTGGTTTGGTAATTTTGTCCTAGGCAAGCCAATGAATTTTCCTTCTGTCGTGCTCATCTCCCCACCAAAAGTTCCTTATCAATTGCTCGAGTTCATCACAGAGACCTGCAGAGAATTTAAAGACACTCATAGCGTAAGTAGGGAGGTTCTGTAGGACAGATTTGACAAGAACCTCTTTTGCCCCACTTGAGAGGTATTTCTCTGACCAATCGTTTGCATGCTTGCTGAATCTTTCTTTTAAACTTCGGAATTTTCCTTCGTCCATTCTTCCTTCTGGAACTGGAAGACCAAGATATTTTTCATCCGCCTTTCTGTTTAGTGTTTCCCAACAGTGGTTGACTGTCTCAATGTTGTCCTCAGAGCAGTTTCGTCCAAATAGAACACTGCATTTGTTTTTGCTGATCAACTGACCTGTACTCTTTTCATACGTGCTCAGGATGTTTTTCACTAGTAGAGCTTGCTCTGCATTGGCTTCAACAAAAAGAACGCTATCATCAGCAAACAACAAGTGAGAGATCCCCGGTGCATTCCTGGAAATGTGTAGCTCTTTCAGCTGACCTGTAGAAATTTCTTTATTTAGTATAGTAGATAAACCATCTGCGACCAACAGGAAAATATACGGAGACAAAGGATCTCCTTGTCTAAGGCCTCGAGATGGTGTGAAAGAGTCGAGCATTTGACCATTGAGGAGAACTGACAACTTGACTGTTTTTACACATTCCATCACCCAACAAATCCATTTCCCATTAAAACCCAATTTTTCCATTGCCTTCTCAATGTAGTTTCAGTCAACTCTGTTGTAGGCTTTAGCCAAGTCCAATTTATAGGCGCAGAATTCCCCCTTTTGTCATTGCAGTGTGGCGGTGCAATAGTGTAATCATGGTCATTCTTGTGGTCTTGCCAGTTGTCACCATCTGAAACTTCAGATTTCCAATGCAGATTTAGTTAgtactccatcccaaattgtaagtcattccaagaatcttgaagagtcaaagcatctcaagttttgTCAGATAAATTCTTTCCGGCGGCGGTGAACTTGTTCACAATCGACGAGATGCAAACAAGAACAAAACACGACACAAGTAATTTTGGTGCTGTGCAAACCGCTACAGCTTTTCTCAATGTAGTTTTGaccttttttattattatttttttgaacgcaatggcaggagctctgcctttcaatTAAGATAAGGAAAGAGAGTTTCTGTACAAGCAAGGACACTCAATAGGAGCGTTAAGGCCCCAAGAAACAGGAAAAGAGGGAAACACACTCCCCAAACAAGTGGAAAACAACACCTACACATAAGCGAATGCTCTCTTCCTTTGCTCTATATCCTCTTTTATTCTTGCGACCACTTGTGTTACTGTTGCTACAACATTGTTGAAAATTCTCCTGTTTCTCTCTTTCCAAATATTCCAGAAAGTGTAGATTATCACCCCGTTTAGTCTTCTGTATTCAGATTTGGGCACTTTACTTGCTGCCTCTTCCCACCACACTCTGATATGAATTGGGTCAATTTGGGGCTGTTGTTGCAGCTGAGTGAAGTTTTCCCAAGACAGGATTTGATCCCAAACTGCCTTAGCAAAAGGGCAACATAGACATAGATGGAGGCCAGTCTCCAAGGGACCGTTGCACAACACACAATGTTCCTGGTGTGGCCACCCTCTTTTTTGTAGGTTGTGCGCCGTTAGAAttttatcttgcaccaaaatccAGGCGAAGATCTTGCATTTGTTCTCAGCTTGTATGAGTACTCAATTACTAATGTTGAATTCAAAAACTTAcaattttctttgatggattataatttttttttcagataAAAACAGGAGGATTAGTTGTGTGGACAAAAGGAGACATACATTTTGTCTATAAAGGAAGCAAATATCAGCAAAACGCAAAGCATAGTCACACTTTTGTAACTAATGTTCATAAAGGTTCTCTCGTAAAACAAAATGTTCGTGGTGAAGCAGATGATGCTTTTCAAGAAAATGATCAGAGCATTTGTGGCCAGAAGGATGAAGAACCTGTCAAGGGAACACTATACGAGAGGGAAGTCAATAGACTATTGGACACTTTGGGCCCTCGATTTGTTGATTGGTGGTGGGACACACCATTACCTGTGGATGCTGATCTCCTCCCAGAGTTCATTCCAGGCTTTAAGACTCCATTTAGGCAGTGCCCTCCTGGTGTGAGACCAACACTAGCTGATGAGGAGCTGACATACTTGCGCAAGCTTGCGCGCCCTTTGCCAACACATTTTGCCCTTGGTGAGTATGCTGTATGCATTTAGTTACCAAATGCACTTTCTGTTAAGTATACAAGTATACAACTAAAGTGTTCCTTTTGTTTGTGATTTGATACACACATTGAGTGATAAGCATCTTTGTTGTCTATATCCTTTCTGTCTTATACATACATCACCTTCTATGTGTTCAATACGTGTCATCCACTTCTGTTGTTTATATGGTTACCATCTTCGGGTTATATCGCATTAGCTTTACATTATGAACAAGACAATTGTAATTTTGTGTGTCATTGGCAGGTAGAAATACAAGATTGCAGGGTTTGGCTGCTGCTATACTGAAGCTTTGGGAGAAAAGCCTTATAGCAAAAATTGCAGTGAAAGTAGGTATCCAGAATACGAACAATGAACAAATGGCATGGAACCTGAAGGCAAGTATTATTCTCATGAAGTACTTTCTGACATTTATGTTATTGAAGTGCATTGTAGTCAATTCATTTGACTAGCAAAACCTAAAATGTTGTCAGTCACCTCCTTGGTAATTACAATGCTTGGTTTATCTTGATTACTACAGTTTAAAGTGCTAATTCCTGTTTTTATTCTATCATAGGCTAAACTAGTGACCTAGAGTATGGTAATGAATTGGACTAAACATGAATCCTTAGTTTCTTACTGCAAGTTTACATGGTTCTTAATCAGATATCCATGCCTTTCTGTTTGTATTGGTCCTTTATTTGTATTTTCTTGTGTAACACTGAAGCTCCTCAGTGCAGCATCTTACGGGAGGCACTGTGATATTGAGAAACAAGGATTTTGTTATTCTATATAGAGGCAAGGATTTTCTGCCTGGTGGAGTTGCTCAAACTGTTATTCAACGAGAAGCTCAGGTAGATGATGAACAGGTGAAGGAAGAGGAAGCTCGACTGaaagcagttgactctcttcagATGGTTGGTGAATTATCATCTGATGAAGAAAGTTCTGTAGGAACTTTCAGGGAGTATAAGGATTTCCATGCTGACTTTGTGCATGCAAACACTGAAAAGTCCAACACCATGATTGAATTAGAGGCCGAGAAGTATAGATTGGAAAAGGAACTGAAAGATCATGAATGGAAGCTTTCCATTGTATGTGTTCATGTGAAGCATCTCCTGCTCTGATTTAAAGCCATTGACTTGTAATATTATTAGTTGTAGTCTAACACCATTATATTTTGCAGCTCAACAAGAAGATTGAAAGATCTAACCAGGCACTGGCAAAGCTTCGCAGTTCTTGGAGCCCTTCAGAGCAGTCTGCTGATAGAGAACTATTGACAGAAGAGGAAAAGATAATGTTCCGCCGGATTGGCCGCAAAATGGATGGGCTTGTTCTCCTAGGTACAGCTATCTATATATGCCCTTATTACTGTACCAGTTACCTACAATGCCCATTTTATCTTTCTCTGGTCACTGAATCTGCATACCATCTGTTTCCCAATACAGGAAGGCGTGGTATCTTTGATGGTGTAATTGAAGAGATTCATCAGCATTGGAAACATAAAGAGGTTGTGAAAGTAATTACAAAGCAGAATCAAGCCCGACAGATCATGTACACAGCGAATTTGCTTGAGGTTGAGACAGGTGGAATATTAATAGCAGTAGAAAAGCTCACAACCAGCCATGCCATAATACTTTACCGTGGGAAAAACTATCGCCGCCCAGCAAAATCATCATTTAGTAATCTCCTAACGAAAAGAGAAGCTCTCCGAAGATCACTTGAGGTCCAGCGGCGAGGGGTAAGAATCATCATATAATGTTTATCCACTAAAACTTCCATTTTGTTCTCTTGCTGGCAATTGGCAATCTCATGCCCTTTAATTGAATATTGCAGTCAATGAAATACTTTGTCCGGGAGAGACAGAAGTCCATTTCGGAATTGAAAAGGAGACTGGTCAGTAATATAATACTTGATATACTTTTGTAGCTAGAAATTTTTGCCCTGatgttattttattttattgctACAGAGATATGTGACAAGGCAAATCAGGTATCGAACCCCATGATCATGAAGAAGTTGGATGCTTGGATAGCATGGTCAGTGAAGATATTTGCAAATTGCAGTAATGACTGtcaagattttttttcttattatgGGATAGCCGTGTAAAACTGTAAAGCCGAAAATGAACAATTCTGAAGTGTACAGCTTATATAATTGTCTGTTGTACATATGTGCCACTTTACCCACATTTCATAAAAATAAGTGAAATTTCTCTGTTTTGGTGCAATTCGCCATTCCCTGTTATTGAGATGGCAGAACAAGCTTGGCCTGCTTCTtcactttttgattgagaacaTTCAACCATTTTGCTGTATGAAAGCACCATTGATGATGGCAAACAGAGAAGGCACACAGATTAATCATGCAACTTTATAGACAGTGGTTACGTGTTTGAAGTTTGGACAGAACAATATAGCCACAACAAGCTTAAATTCGCGTCATCGAACATTATGCCAGGACAGCAGAAAGAAACAAGTGCAGAGAGCACAGAATTGCGGAGGCAACCTGCACATGTCTAATGATGTCTCCTCGTCACGGCTGCTTAGAAGAGGAAGGGAAAGTGGGGAGCTTCTCTGCTTTGGCCTTGAGCTCCGGCTTGGGCCTCTGCGGCGCGTTCCTGGGGTTGGTGAACCAGGTGGTGTAGAGGAACTGCTTGTGCGGGCCGTCGTGGTCGCAGATGAGCCTCAGCTTCTGGCGCTCCCTCATCCACCGCAGCATGATCTTCATCTGCCTCTTGCTCGTCAGACCTCGAAGCCCGACATCCTGAGGATGAACGCATGAAAGCAAAGATTAATCTCAGCTGCTTGTTAGAGGAACGCATGCAAGGATACACCGCCGGAGTCCAGTCCGAACGAGGGGTCTTTGGAGAAGCATTCCGTCGAACAGTTTCCATTCATTCATGGATGTGACCGTGCTGCGCGAGATGCAGGCAGGGGTGGAGGATGCTCTTGTACCTTGACGTGGTCCCAGACGTCGGAGATGGTGAGCGGGCCGTGCTCCCGGACGACGTCGAAGATGGCGCGCGTGATGGACTGCGCCTGCTCCGGCGGCGTCGTCAGCTCGATCGGCGCCATCTTGGGCTTCCCTTTCTTGGCCGCCCACCGCGCCGCCGTCGCGAACATCGCCGGACGGTCTCCCTGCGCACGTGGTCCTCCCGAATCCTGATCTCACCAGCGCCCGCACGCACTTTCCACTGATGAGATCAGTGGCACGATTGAGAAGGCTAGCTCCTATATCCGTCTGTTTCTGGTCACACTGAATTGAGGACTCGTTTGAACCTGTTTAGATTTTGAGAATCTCACTGCACGCCATCCAAACAGGGGAGAGAGAACAGAAAAAGGACAGTAAAACAGGGGAGATAACAGAAAGGGTAGCAAGGACCTGTTTAAGAAAACTCTAGCTATGAAAACACAAATTTGGAGCACCAGTGGCCTCCCACCGTGAAGCTGATACACTTGTTTGGTTTACAGCTCAGCTCCAGTTCCAGGAAATGTAGGTTTTGGTAGGAATGACTACTTACCCTCGGAAAATGGAGGTACGATGCATTAGTGAAGGCAAGTAAAAATATAGAGTTGAATAAACATTGCAAGCACATAAGCAACATTGAGAGCCTAGGCAGTCCAGTCCACTGTCATCTATCAAGTATTAAATCTAGCATTGTGCTTTACACATAAATCGCACTTACTATCACCTAAACATGCAGTTCCTAGATAGGTCTTAACTGTCATAGGCCAAATTATGTTTTATATTCCTTATATGACAACAAGGGGTGTTTTACCAGCAAGACAAGAGAGGAAGGCTTCAAATAAAACCATGCATCAGTAGCTAGCTATTGCTTCCTCCAAGTCTCCAAATCTCCTCCTCCACATCTCACATACAGTTCTGAACCTCCACTGTTTAATATGTCAACAAATTCATATAACTCAAATTCGGATAGCAATATCTGTTcattgcttttttttttgtgaagttTCATGGTATGGTCAGATCAGAAACCTGTTTGTAGTGCATAGTTGCACTTGAATCATTGAACAGCCCTGCAGTTCAGTGGAGTCCAACCACAAGATTATGGCATCATAACTCATCAACACAGATCAATAAAGATTCAGTTTTCGACAACAACACACATCAACCACAGATTCAAACTTAAAGTAATTCATTTTGGCCATGTTCCTTGTGAGTAATTCATCGAACAGCCACAGGTCACTGCACAGCAAACAACCATGGCCAGAAAAAAATGCAATAGAACAGAAAGGGAGAGGGGTAGCCGTACCTGAGCTGATATAGGTGGTAACCAAGGTTTAAAATCTCCGGCTAAGGCTCTTAGCCGTTGTCCTCCGCAACAGCTAAGTGAAGCTATAGCTGGAGATAGCTGCAGCTAAGAGATTTAGCTGTtttttaccaaaaaaaaaatcaggaaaAAAAACATGGAAATAATGGATCCATGATCATCAGATCATCAAACATAACAAAACAATGAATCCATCACCATCAGACATCAGTAAAACTAAGCATAGATTGAAGAAGCATAGATCTTTAATGGATTGTAGTGAATTTGAAACTTGCCATATTGCTCTGCCATAGTGTTTGCACTTGGAACTAGTGGAGGTGGTACTGGGAAGAACGGAAGGAGAACTAGAGTGGGGATTTTAGTGTCAACTTCATAGATGCCTCCGTCGTTGCTCGTAGCCGCGTCCACCACTGCTCTGTTGGATTTAATTAGGTTTGTCCAATTTTTATTCAGCAATTAAATCAATTAAAATTCCAAGATTAAAGTTAGTGTTATGTGTATTAAGTTGGATCCTTTATGTGGTGTAACTTATGGTTTGATAATGGTTAAGTGCATGATGACCATTATGTGATGATAAATCATGATTTAGTGGTTTATGGTTTCCGTTACTAGTAACAGACATTGAATTATCGGTTTCATAAGTTACTGGTAACGGACAATGACATGATGACCGCTAATTCTTCATACACCTGACCCTTTGCCTTCCTGTGTTGCTCCTCTTGTTTTGAGAGGATTGAGAACACAAAGATAAAACATCATCATATTGCTGTTGCGCTGCTATCTGTCATCTCCGTCCCGATTCCTACGCGCACAGAAATTGGGAGAGTAGGCCTCCGGAACGACTGCCGTCTTCGAGTTCATCTGCACGGGTGAAGGGCAGCAATCATGTTTTTGGGCAGTGTCGTTGGCGGCACGACTACtcg
This window of the Sorghum bicolor cultivar BTx623 chromosome 7, Sorghum_bicolor_NCBIv3, whole genome shotgun sequence genome carries:
- the LOC8069884 gene encoding uncharacterized protein LOC8069884, which translates into the protein MFATAARWAAKKGKPKMAPIELTTPPEQAQSITRAIFDVVREHGPLTISDVWDHVKDVGLRGLTSKRQMKIMLRWMRERQKLRLICDHDGPHKQFLYTTWFTNPRNAPQRPKPELKAKAEKLPTFPSSSKQP
- the LOC8069883 gene encoding chloroplastic group IIA intron splicing facilitator CRS1, chloroplastic, producing the protein MAPPPLPLFSPSPKAPPPPPWLHGSSTQSRDSAPPVPPPPADATPPKPRTHSPKSAPAKKNTKTTAKPLTAGVPGGRTHRAVLGIIRRVRSLELSDAPSASSVHDSNAGAAAAFHLPIEPSPPREPGQEVVEKAKPRAVPWAAARDEGLKVALRREKKPRKPTRAETELETDELDRLRRLARGMGRWARAKKAGVTDEVVEEMRREWASGEELAAVRIVEPLRRSMDRAREILEIKTGGLVVWTKGDIHFVYKGSKYQQNAKHSHTFVTNVHKGSLVKQNVRGEADDAFQENDQSICGQKDEEPVKGTLYEREVNRLLDTLGPRFVDWWWDTPLPVDADLLPEFIPGFKTPFRQCPPGVRPTLADEELTYLRKLARPLPTHFALGRNTRLQGLAAAILKLWEKSLIAKIAVKVGIQNTNNEQMAWNLKHLTGGTVILRNKDFVILYRGKDFLPGGVAQTVIQREAQVDDEQVKEEEARLKAVDSLQMVGELSSDEESSVGTFREYKDFHADFVHANTEKSNTMIELEAEKYRLEKELKDHEWKLSILNKKIERSNQALAKLRSSWSPSEQSADRELLTEEEKIMFRRIGRKMDGLVLLGRRGIFDGVIEEIHQHWKHKEVVKVITKQNQARQIMYTANLLEVETGGILIAVEKLTTSHAIILYRGKNYRRPAKSSFSNLLTKREALRRSLEVQRRGSMKYFVRERQKSISELKRRLRYVTRQIRYRTP